The Apium graveolens cultivar Ventura chromosome 6, ASM990537v1, whole genome shotgun sequence genome contains a region encoding:
- the LOC141666213 gene encoding uncharacterized protein LOC141666213, with protein MVLWSYNTTPRSTTGESPFMLTYGYEAIIPVKVGAGSLRRDLFIEEDVEVNQRLHFDLLDEARRNSQLKLAAYQQRIARYFNKNVKSIPYKVGDLILRKVMPNTKIAQHGVLGANWEGPYKIKVILLKGTYRLEDLNDKPIPRAWNAGHLRKYYQ; from the coding sequence ATGGTTCTTTGGTCTTATAACACAACTCCGAGGTCAACTACCGGTGAATCCCCTTTTATGTTAACTTATGGATATGAAGCTATAATTCCTGTGAAAGTAGGAGCTGGATCATTGCGAAGAGATTTGTTCATTGAGGAAGATGTAGAGGTTAATCAGAGGCTCCATTTCGATTTGTTGGACGAGGCCAGGAGAAATTCCCAGTTGAAACTCGCTGCTTACCAACAGAGGATTGCCAGGTACTTCAACAAAAATGTAAAATCCATACCTTACAAAGTGGGAGATCTTATTTTGAGAAAGGTCATGCCAAATACAAAGATAGCTCAGCATGGAgtgcttggagctaattgggaaggaccatacaaaaTTAAAGTTATACTTTTAAAAGGGACTTATCGATTGGAAGATTTGAATGACAAGCCCATTCCTAGGGCTTGGAATGCAGGGCATCTacgaaagtattatcagtaa